In Sorghum bicolor cultivar BTx623 chromosome 8, Sorghum_bicolor_NCBIv3, whole genome shotgun sequence, one genomic interval encodes:
- the LOC8070152 gene encoding proline-rich receptor-like protein kinase PERK15 isoform X2, whose amino-acid sequence MDHQIRVRRSDLESMLLDESVQPRDLPLPLLEDITGGFSCDQEIGRGGFAVVYKGTLKNGAVAVKKLINTHIHENKFQQEVGCLMKAKHKNVVRFLGYCADTQGASKQLEWAKLYKIIKGICQGLHYLHENKIVHLDIKPSNILLDDNMVPKIADFGLSRCFDENQSRAVTSKLIGSMGYMAPEFISGEITFKSDIYSLGVIITEILTGKKGYAEIDNVLESWRNMVGISQGNKELEQIRVCAEIGLECIDSNPRRRPTTEHILDRLYQMESTNLSTETSENSTSVMTQPDCYISEGCHPSASTAKNPNDEPSVKQKKDSKYQQESVNNQCSGYYTWEEIKTEKGDNYFNASFHDDQTSKKLDYFVVVDFKATCKKGKQINPQEIIEFSSVLVSGSTGQLESTFHTYVRPRLHPKLTDYCRDLNGIRQKDVDAGMELAVALRMHGTWLQEMGTKKSSHFCFVVVTWGNWDCRSMLEPECRLKGIDRPLYFDRWINLRIPFVATFGGSKPKADLADAVRMVGMEWEGRPRGASDDARNTALLLRELMRRGVELGITSSLVPMLAPQLL is encoded by the exons ATGGATCACCAAATCAGAGTTCGCCGAAGTGACCTGGAAAGCATGTTATTAGATGAAAGTGTACAGCCCAGGGACCTTCCATTACCACTTTTAGAAGACATCACAGGAGGCTTCTCCTGTGATCAAGAAATTGGCAGAGGTGGGTTCGCCGTGGTTTATAAG GGAACTCTTAAGAATGGCGCAGTCGCTGTAAAGAAGTTGATCAACACACATATTCATGAGAATAAGTTCCAGCAAGAGGTTGGTTGTCTCATGAAGGCGAAGCACAAAAATGTTGTGCGGTTTCTGGGATACTGTGCTGATACACAAG GTGCATCTAAACAGCTTGAATGGGCAAAGTTATACAAAATAATCAAGGGTATCTGCCAGGGTTTGCATTACCTTCATGAGAACAAAATTGTACATCTAGATATCAAACCTTCCAATATACTGCTGGATGATAATATGGTACCAAAAATTGCTGATTTTGGTCTCTCAAGGTGCTTTGACGAAAACCAAAGTCGGGCTGTTACTTCAAAATTGATTGGGTCAAT GGGATATATGGCACCAGAATTCATTAGTGGGGAAATCACATTCAAGTCAGACATATATAGCCTTGGTGTTATAATCACAGAAATATTGACAGGAAAAAAGGGGTATGCTGAAATTGATAAT gtacttgaaagttgGAGGAACATGGTGGGGATAtcacaaggaaacaaagagttggAACAAATAAGAGTATGCGCTGAGATTGGATTAGAGTGCATCGACAGTAATCCTAGGAGAAGGCCAACTACAGAGCATATACTTGACCGACTTTATCAAATGGAAAGTACAAACCTGTCCACAGAAACTAGTGAGAATAGTACATCAGTAAtgact CAACCAGACTGTTACATCAGCGAAGGGTGTCACCCATCTGCTTCCACAGCCAAAAACCCCAATGATGA GCCATCAGTTAAGCAGAAAAAGGATTCTAAATATCAACAGGAATCTGTGAATAATCAATGCAGTGGCTATTACACATGGGAAGAAATAAAAACAGAAAAGGGAGACAATTATTTCAATGCCAGTTTCCACGATGATCAAACGAGCAAAAAATTGGACTACTTTGTGGTAGTAGATTTTAAGGCGACTTGTAAGAAGGGCAAGCAGATCAACCCACAGGAGATCATTGAGTTCTCATCGGTGCTCGTCAGCGGCTCCACTGGCCAGCTAGAGTCCACATTCCACACCTATGTCCGACCACGGCTGCACCCCAAACTGACAGACTACTGCAGGGACCTCAACGGCATCAGGCAAAAAGATGTCGATGCCGGCATGGAGCTAGCTGTGGCGCTTCGGATGCATGGCACATGGCTGCAGGAGATGGGGACAAAGAAATCTTCTCACTTTTGCTTCGTTGTGGTAACGTGGGGGAATTGGGACTGCCGGAGCATGCTGGAGCCGGAGTGCCGGCTCAAGGGGATTGACAGGCCTCTATACTTCGACCGGTGGATCAACCTGAGGATCCCCTTCGTGGCGACATTCGGCGGCAGCAAGCCGAAGGCTGATTTGGCAGATGCAGTCAGGATGGTAGGGATGGAGTGGGAGGGTCGCCCGCGTGGTGCGTCTGATGACGCGCGCAACACAGCTCTGCTTCTTAGGGAGCTGATGCGGCGGGGCGTTGAGCTAGGCATCACAAGCTCACTAGTGCCGATGCTGGCACCACAGCTGCTGTAG
- the LOC8070152 gene encoding serine/threonine-protein kinase PBL13 isoform X1, giving the protein MDHQIRVRRSDLESMLLDESVQPRDLPLPLLEDITGGFSCDQEIGRGGFAVVYKGTLKNGAVAVKKLINTHIHENKFQQEVGCLMKAKHKNVVRFLGYCADTQGKMANYNGKFVMADVQQRLLCFEYLPRSLDVYIIGASKQLEWAKLYKIIKGICQGLHYLHENKIVHLDIKPSNILLDDNMVPKIADFGLSRCFDENQSRAVTSKLIGSMGYMAPEFISGEITFKSDIYSLGVIITEILTGKKGYAEIDNVLESWRNMVGISQGNKELEQIRVCAEIGLECIDSNPRRRPTTEHILDRLYQMESTNLSTETSENSTSVMTQPDCYISEGCHPSASTAKNPNDEPSVKQKKDSKYQQESVNNQCSGYYTWEEIKTEKGDNYFNASFHDDQTSKKLDYFVVVDFKATCKKGKQINPQEIIEFSSVLVSGSTGQLESTFHTYVRPRLHPKLTDYCRDLNGIRQKDVDAGMELAVALRMHGTWLQEMGTKKSSHFCFVVVTWGNWDCRSMLEPECRLKGIDRPLYFDRWINLRIPFVATFGGSKPKADLADAVRMVGMEWEGRPRGASDDARNTALLLRELMRRGVELGITSSLVPMLAPQLL; this is encoded by the exons ATGGATCACCAAATCAGAGTTCGCCGAAGTGACCTGGAAAGCATGTTATTAGATGAAAGTGTACAGCCCAGGGACCTTCCATTACCACTTTTAGAAGACATCACAGGAGGCTTCTCCTGTGATCAAGAAATTGGCAGAGGTGGGTTCGCCGTGGTTTATAAG GGAACTCTTAAGAATGGCGCAGTCGCTGTAAAGAAGTTGATCAACACACATATTCATGAGAATAAGTTCCAGCAAGAGGTTGGTTGTCTCATGAAGGCGAAGCACAAAAATGTTGTGCGGTTTCTGGGATACTGTGCTGATACACAAGGTAAAATGGCTAACTACAACGGGAAATTTGTCATGGCAGATGTACAACAAAGATTGCTATGCTTTGAATATCTACCAAGGAGTCTTGATGTTTATATTATAG GTGCATCTAAACAGCTTGAATGGGCAAAGTTATACAAAATAATCAAGGGTATCTGCCAGGGTTTGCATTACCTTCATGAGAACAAAATTGTACATCTAGATATCAAACCTTCCAATATACTGCTGGATGATAATATGGTACCAAAAATTGCTGATTTTGGTCTCTCAAGGTGCTTTGACGAAAACCAAAGTCGGGCTGTTACTTCAAAATTGATTGGGTCAAT GGGATATATGGCACCAGAATTCATTAGTGGGGAAATCACATTCAAGTCAGACATATATAGCCTTGGTGTTATAATCACAGAAATATTGACAGGAAAAAAGGGGTATGCTGAAATTGATAAT gtacttgaaagttgGAGGAACATGGTGGGGATAtcacaaggaaacaaagagttggAACAAATAAGAGTATGCGCTGAGATTGGATTAGAGTGCATCGACAGTAATCCTAGGAGAAGGCCAACTACAGAGCATATACTTGACCGACTTTATCAAATGGAAAGTACAAACCTGTCCACAGAAACTAGTGAGAATAGTACATCAGTAAtgact CAACCAGACTGTTACATCAGCGAAGGGTGTCACCCATCTGCTTCCACAGCCAAAAACCCCAATGATGA GCCATCAGTTAAGCAGAAAAAGGATTCTAAATATCAACAGGAATCTGTGAATAATCAATGCAGTGGCTATTACACATGGGAAGAAATAAAAACAGAAAAGGGAGACAATTATTTCAATGCCAGTTTCCACGATGATCAAACGAGCAAAAAATTGGACTACTTTGTGGTAGTAGATTTTAAGGCGACTTGTAAGAAGGGCAAGCAGATCAACCCACAGGAGATCATTGAGTTCTCATCGGTGCTCGTCAGCGGCTCCACTGGCCAGCTAGAGTCCACATTCCACACCTATGTCCGACCACGGCTGCACCCCAAACTGACAGACTACTGCAGGGACCTCAACGGCATCAGGCAAAAAGATGTCGATGCCGGCATGGAGCTAGCTGTGGCGCTTCGGATGCATGGCACATGGCTGCAGGAGATGGGGACAAAGAAATCTTCTCACTTTTGCTTCGTTGTGGTAACGTGGGGGAATTGGGACTGCCGGAGCATGCTGGAGCCGGAGTGCCGGCTCAAGGGGATTGACAGGCCTCTATACTTCGACCGGTGGATCAACCTGAGGATCCCCTTCGTGGCGACATTCGGCGGCAGCAAGCCGAAGGCTGATTTGGCAGATGCAGTCAGGATGGTAGGGATGGAGTGGGAGGGTCGCCCGCGTGGTGCGTCTGATGACGCGCGCAACACAGCTCTGCTTCTTAGGGAGCTGATGCGGCGGGGCGTTGAGCTAGGCATCACAAGCTCACTAGTGCCGATGCTGGCACCACAGCTGCTGTAG
- the LOC8070152 gene encoding serine/threonine-protein kinase PBL13 isoform X3, with the protein MKAKHKNVVRFLGYCADTQGKMANYNGKFVMADVQQRLLCFEYLPRSLDVYIIGASKQLEWAKLYKIIKGICQGLHYLHENKIVHLDIKPSNILLDDNMVPKIADFGLSRCFDENQSRAVTSKLIGSMGYMAPEFISGEITFKSDIYSLGVIITEILTGKKGYAEIDNVLESWRNMVGISQGNKELEQIRVCAEIGLECIDSNPRRRPTTEHILDRLYQMESTNLSTETSENSTSVMTQPDCYISEGCHPSASTAKNPNDEPSVKQKKDSKYQQESVNNQCSGYYTWEEIKTEKGDNYFNASFHDDQTSKKLDYFVVVDFKATCKKGKQINPQEIIEFSSVLVSGSTGQLESTFHTYVRPRLHPKLTDYCRDLNGIRQKDVDAGMELAVALRMHGTWLQEMGTKKSSHFCFVVVTWGNWDCRSMLEPECRLKGIDRPLYFDRWINLRIPFVATFGGSKPKADLADAVRMVGMEWEGRPRGASDDARNTALLLRELMRRGVELGITSSLVPMLAPQLL; encoded by the exons ATGAAGGCGAAGCACAAAAATGTTGTGCGGTTTCTGGGATACTGTGCTGATACACAAGGTAAAATGGCTAACTACAACGGGAAATTTGTCATGGCAGATGTACAACAAAGATTGCTATGCTTTGAATATCTACCAAGGAGTCTTGATGTTTATATTATAG GTGCATCTAAACAGCTTGAATGGGCAAAGTTATACAAAATAATCAAGGGTATCTGCCAGGGTTTGCATTACCTTCATGAGAACAAAATTGTACATCTAGATATCAAACCTTCCAATATACTGCTGGATGATAATATGGTACCAAAAATTGCTGATTTTGGTCTCTCAAGGTGCTTTGACGAAAACCAAAGTCGGGCTGTTACTTCAAAATTGATTGGGTCAAT GGGATATATGGCACCAGAATTCATTAGTGGGGAAATCACATTCAAGTCAGACATATATAGCCTTGGTGTTATAATCACAGAAATATTGACAGGAAAAAAGGGGTATGCTGAAATTGATAAT gtacttgaaagttgGAGGAACATGGTGGGGATAtcacaaggaaacaaagagttggAACAAATAAGAGTATGCGCTGAGATTGGATTAGAGTGCATCGACAGTAATCCTAGGAGAAGGCCAACTACAGAGCATATACTTGACCGACTTTATCAAATGGAAAGTACAAACCTGTCCACAGAAACTAGTGAGAATAGTACATCAGTAAtgact CAACCAGACTGTTACATCAGCGAAGGGTGTCACCCATCTGCTTCCACAGCCAAAAACCCCAATGATGA GCCATCAGTTAAGCAGAAAAAGGATTCTAAATATCAACAGGAATCTGTGAATAATCAATGCAGTGGCTATTACACATGGGAAGAAATAAAAACAGAAAAGGGAGACAATTATTTCAATGCCAGTTTCCACGATGATCAAACGAGCAAAAAATTGGACTACTTTGTGGTAGTAGATTTTAAGGCGACTTGTAAGAAGGGCAAGCAGATCAACCCACAGGAGATCATTGAGTTCTCATCGGTGCTCGTCAGCGGCTCCACTGGCCAGCTAGAGTCCACATTCCACACCTATGTCCGACCACGGCTGCACCCCAAACTGACAGACTACTGCAGGGACCTCAACGGCATCAGGCAAAAAGATGTCGATGCCGGCATGGAGCTAGCTGTGGCGCTTCGGATGCATGGCACATGGCTGCAGGAGATGGGGACAAAGAAATCTTCTCACTTTTGCTTCGTTGTGGTAACGTGGGGGAATTGGGACTGCCGGAGCATGCTGGAGCCGGAGTGCCGGCTCAAGGGGATTGACAGGCCTCTATACTTCGACCGGTGGATCAACCTGAGGATCCCCTTCGTGGCGACATTCGGCGGCAGCAAGCCGAAGGCTGATTTGGCAGATGCAGTCAGGATGGTAGGGATGGAGTGGGAGGGTCGCCCGCGTGGTGCGTCTGATGACGCGCGCAACACAGCTCTGCTTCTTAGGGAGCTGATGCGGCGGGGCGTTGAGCTAGGCATCACAAGCTCACTAGTGCCGATGCTGGCACCACAGCTGCTGTAG
- the LOC8070153 gene encoding uncharacterized protein LOC8070153, whose translation MATAMIGTALSVVRTALSPFTDSLLEMWAASKDLGSNVRALELELLAVQALLEHTVGKEIVDNSALKKLLVILQDLGYDAEDVLDELEYFRIQDELEGTFDAADEHAKGATHNLALNVRHTAKAVVGKMISLPSSCFSATPPGTKGKAHSNSPISSAPHTNQANRETNGWKAKLTSTNVCCNPIRAVGKCLPYSSVPSVRDEDDYDSPQRNHTNDEPPKLTFNRVDASTRMQYIVEQLHLVRGIVSSTITTLGPNCITVPNIAQSRPVTVSKSVETKLYRRDTLREQIICQITEGNHSDEVLTVIPIVGLGGIGKTTIAQHIYHSEKVQKHFEVKVWTCVSLNFNVNKVLQEIEKQIPKDEEGESGTTGELIGKKIKK comes from the coding sequence ATGGCGACTGCCATGATCGGCACAGCGCTTTCGGTGGTGCGCACGGCGCTGTCTCCCTTCACAGACAGTTTGCTGGAGATGTGGGCAGCCAGCAAGGACCTGGGCTCCAACGTTAGGGCCCTCGAGCTAGAGCTGCTGGCCGTGCAGGCGCTGCTTGAGCACACTGTCGGCAAGGAAATTGTGGACAACTCGGCGCTGAAAAAGCTCCTGGTTATACTTCAGGACCTTGGGTACGACGCCGAGGACGTGCTGGACGAGCTGGAATACTTCCGTATCCAGGACGAGCTGGAAGGCACCTTCGATGCTGCCGATGAGCATGCTAAGGGTGCCACCCATAATCTAGCCCTTAATGTGCGTCACACTGCAAAGGCTGTTGTTGGCAAGATGATTTCTTTGCCCTCATCATGCTTTTCTGCTACTCCTCCTGGCACCAAGGGGAAGGCACACAGCAACAGCCCCATCTCCTCGGCACCGCACACCAACCAGGCTAACCGAGAGACCAACGGATGGAAGGCAAAACTCACTTCCACAAATGTTTGCTGCAACCCCATCCGGGCTGTCGGTAAATGCTTGCCTTACTCATCTGTACCATCTGTTCGTGATGAGGATGATTATGATTCACCACAGAGAAACCATAcaaatgatgaaccaccaaaacTGACATTTAATAGGGTGGATGCCTCCACAAGAATGCAATATATTGTAGAGCAGTTGCACCTCGTTCGTGGGATTGTTTCAAGCACTATTACAACACTAGGTCCCAACTGCatcactgtcccaaatattgcACAGAGTCGTCCTGTCACCGTCTCTAAAAGTGTAGAAACAAAATTGTATCGGAGGGACACTCTGAGAGAACAAATCATATGTCAGATCACAGAGGGTAATCATTCTGATGAGGTCCTAACAGTCATTCCAATTGTTGGCCTGGGGGGCATAGGAAAGACAACTATTGCACAACATATATATCATAGTGAAAAAGTGCAAAAACACTTTGAAGTTAAGGTTTGGACGTGTGTATCACTCAACTTTAATGTGAATAAGGTGTTACAAGAGATTGAAAAACAGATCCCTAAAGATGAGGAGGGTGAGAGTGGTACCACAGGAGAGTTGATTGgtaaaaagattaaaaaataa